The Mammaliicoccus sciuri genome window below encodes:
- a CDS encoding ABC transporter ATP-binding protein, producing MRTENVSFKYQRNHIFKSLNIQLKKHAITTIIGPNGSGKSTLLQILSRNLEPSEGIVYIDNHAISSLNIKTLARQLATVHQNNRAPEDFTVKEVVQCGRYSYQSILKKDIKQEEVIQHVLHQLELEDYQDKPISELSGGELQRVYIAMSLAQEPQYMLLDEPTTYLDFNYQYQVLDIIRSLKENFNITIIMVLHDINQAIEYSDEIVCIHNNQVIQGPPEEVVTESFISRVYNIDAKIIHDPECGMLICKRKGRAPHENHHENHHENHSNSISRCHYMVWICHVSQ from the coding sequence ATGCGAACAGAGAACGTTAGTTTCAAATACCAGCGAAATCATATTTTTAAATCGTTAAACATACAACTCAAAAAGCACGCCATTACAACTATCATCGGACCTAATGGATCAGGTAAATCAACATTGTTACAAATATTATCACGTAATTTAGAGCCGAGTGAAGGTATTGTTTATATAGATAATCATGCTATTTCATCATTAAATATAAAGACGTTAGCAAGGCAGTTAGCAACCGTACATCAAAATAACCGTGCGCCAGAAGATTTTACAGTAAAAGAAGTTGTACAGTGTGGCAGATATAGTTACCAATCCATATTGAAGAAAGATATCAAACAAGAAGAAGTCATTCAGCATGTGTTACATCAACTAGAACTAGAAGACTATCAAGATAAACCCATTAGTGAATTGTCAGGCGGAGAATTACAACGTGTGTATATCGCAATGTCACTTGCGCAAGAACCACAATATATGTTGCTAGATGAACCAACGACATACTTAGATTTTAACTATCAATATCAAGTGTTGGACATTATACGATCACTGAAAGAGAACTTTAATATCACCATTATTATGGTGTTACATGACATTAACCAAGCGATAGAATATAGCGATGAAATCGTATGTATACATAACAATCAAGTCATCCAAGGACCTCCAGAAGAAGTCGTAACAGAATCCTTTATTTCACGCGTATATAATATCGATGCGAAAATCATCCATGACCCAGAATGTGGCATGCTGATTTGTAAGAGAAAGGGCAGAGCGCCGCATGAAAATCATCATGAAAATCATCATGAAAATCATTCAAATAGCATTAGTCGCTGTCATTATATGGTCTGGATATGTCATGTTTCACAATAA
- a CDS encoding 2,3-diphosphoglycerate-dependent phosphoglycerate mutase encodes MPKLILCRHGQSEWNAKNLFTGWADVELSEQGYNEARISGEKLLKQNIEIDVVYTSLLTRAIETTYLLLKYSHQLWIPVYKTWRLNERHYGGIQGENKDQAREEYGEEQVHIWRRSYDTRPPEAGEKLREEYLSDRRYEMLDRRIMPVSESLKDTLDRVIPYWIDHISTSLLNHQTTLVSAHGNSLRALIKYLEDIPDDEISNLEIKTGAPLIYELDDSLKVIDKYYL; translated from the coding sequence ATGCCAAAATTAATTTTATGTCGGCATGGGCAAAGTGAATGGAATGCGAAAAATTTATTTACAGGTTGGGCAGATGTAGAGTTATCAGAGCAAGGGTATAATGAAGCGAGAATCTCAGGGGAAAAATTATTAAAACAAAATATCGAAATAGATGTTGTGTATACATCACTTTTAACAAGAGCAATTGAAACCACATATTTATTATTGAAATATTCGCATCAACTTTGGATACCAGTATACAAAACGTGGCGTTTAAATGAACGTCACTATGGTGGTATTCAAGGTGAAAACAAAGATCAAGCACGAGAAGAATATGGTGAAGAACAAGTGCATATTTGGAGACGTTCTTATGATACAAGACCGCCAGAAGCGGGTGAAAAGTTACGAGAAGAATACTTGAGTGATAGAAGATATGAAATGTTAGATAGAAGAATCATGCCTGTTTCAGAAAGTCTTAAAGATACATTGGATAGAGTTATTCCATATTGGATCGATCATATTTCAACAAGTTTATTAAACCATCAAACGACTTTAGTTTCTGCACACGGTAATTCTTTAAGAGCACTGATTAAGTATTTAGAAGATATTCCAGATGATGAAATTTCAAACTTAGAAATCAAAACAGGTGCACCATTGATATATGAATTAGATGATTCTTTAAAAGTGATAGACAAGTATTATTTATAG
- a CDS encoding cold-shock protein codes for MNKGTVKWFNAEKGYGFIEGENGNDVFVHFSSIQAEGYKSLDEGASVTFDIEEGQRGPQAVNVIKN; via the coding sequence ATGAATAAAGGTACAGTAAAATGGTTTAACGCAGAAAAAGGTTACGGATTTATCGAAGGAGAAAATGGTAACGACGTATTCGTACATTTCTCATCTATCCAAGCTGAAGGTTACAAATCATTAGACGAAGGTGCTTCAGTTACTTTCGATATCGAAGAAGGACAACGTGGACCTCAAGCAGTCAACGTTATCAAAAACTAA
- a CDS encoding CidA/LrgA family protein, which yields MIYKFIKIILQICMIYFITVLGSWIQDTLNIPIAGSIIGLVILFLLLQFKIIKEEWIKDGANLLLSTMIFFFIPSIVGAMNLVDQINAQFIFLIVLVIASTCIVALSSGYIAEKMLKRNHIEESGDQS from the coding sequence ATGATTTATAAATTCATAAAAATCATACTCCAAATATGTATGATCTATTTTATTACCGTTCTAGGTAGTTGGATTCAAGACACATTAAACATACCTATTGCAGGTAGTATTATCGGACTTGTGATACTTTTCTTATTATTACAATTCAAAATTATAAAAGAAGAATGGATTAAAGATGGTGCAAATTTATTATTAAGTACGATGATTTTCTTCTTCATCCCATCAATCGTCGGTGCTATGAATTTAGTTGATCAAATAAACGCACAGTTTATCTTTTTAATTGTATTAGTCATCGCAAGCACATGCATCGTTGCACTCTCGTCAGGATACATAGCTGAGAAAATGTTAAAAAGGAATCATATAGAAGAAAGTGGTGATCAATCATGA
- a CDS encoding LytTR family DNA-binding domain-containing protein, protein MQISKSSIVNIEHINKVSPSFSGNLYATLSNNKKVTISRRYVKNLTEILGI, encoded by the coding sequence ATACAAATTAGTAAATCATCTATCGTCAACATAGAACATATCAACAAAGTATCACCGTCATTCTCAGGGAATTTATATGCAACTTTATCCAATAATAAAAAAGTAACCATTTCAAGAAGATATGTTAAAAATTTAACTGAAATATTAGGTATATAG
- a CDS encoding LrgB family protein, translating to MMIKALLMILLTVIMYIFALFIQKKFKIAILHPALVSSVAIICVLVLFGYNYNDYMVGGQWIYDFLNCTVVCLAYPLYLYRKMIVQHFKVIITSVLVGITINIILMFTILNIFGYSKEMIASLLPRSITAAVGVQVSQQIGGIDSLAVLFIIGTGLIGSMLGSYLIKIAKFQTSIAKGLTYGNASHAIGTAKILETDIESAAFSSIGMILTALISSVVIPLFVILIY from the coding sequence ATGATGATTAAAGCACTTTTAATGATTCTTTTAACAGTTATCATGTACATATTCGCATTATTTATACAGAAAAAATTCAAGATCGCCATCTTACACCCTGCACTCGTTTCATCCGTTGCGATTATCTGTGTACTTGTGTTATTTGGATATAATTACAACGACTATATGGTAGGTGGACAATGGATTTATGACTTTTTAAATTGCACAGTTGTATGTTTAGCATATCCACTATATTTATATAGAAAAATGATTGTTCAACATTTCAAAGTCATTATCACGAGTGTATTAGTTGGGATAACGATTAATATTATTTTAATGTTTACGATTTTAAATATATTCGGTTATTCAAAAGAAATGATCGCATCGCTGTTGCCTAGATCTATAACAGCAGCAGTCGGTGTACAAGTATCACAACAAATAGGCGGAATAGATAGCTTGGCCGTGTTGTTTATTATAGGTACAGGATTAATTGGAAGTATGTTGGGATCATATCTTATCAAAATAGCCAAATTCCAAACATCCATTGCCAAAGGACTCACTTATGGCAATGCCTCACATGCTATTGGGACAGCCAAAATATTAGAAACTGATATCGAATCAGCAGCCTTCAGTTCAATCGGCATGATTCTAACAGCCTTAATCAGCTCAGTCGTGATACCATTGTTTGTTATATTAATATATTGA
- a CDS encoding DsbA family protein yields MTEIQHLTVGSNDANITIEAFINFACPYCLNYFAAADEVLEPYINENKVQYIVKHFDKTKQRLLKGTVANIYLDYDDPEETFKIIRYLYETQDEWTLNFETIERKMEHELGLSPQKNADDRSLAIMQETFERGIKGVPTVFINDKKFEFNPEEDDKERIQEKLKSALESI; encoded by the coding sequence ATGACAGAAATCCAACATTTAACAGTAGGAAGCAATGACGCAAACATAACAATTGAGGCATTTATTAATTTTGCATGCCCATATTGTTTAAATTATTTTGCAGCAGCTGACGAAGTTTTAGAACCTTATATTAATGAGAATAAAGTACAATATATCGTTAAGCATTTTGATAAGACGAAACAAAGGTTGCTTAAAGGAACTGTTGCGAATATTTATCTGGATTACGATGACCCCGAAGAAACTTTTAAAATAATACGATACCTATATGAAACACAAGACGAATGGACATTGAATTTTGAAACAATAGAAAGAAAAATGGAACATGAATTAGGCTTATCACCACAAAAAAATGCAGACGACCGATCCTTAGCCATTATGCAAGAAACATTTGAAAGAGGGATTAAAGGCGTGCCAACCGTTTTTATAAATGATAAAAAATTTGAATTTAATCCTGAAGAAGATGATAAAGAGAGAATACAAGAAAAATTAAAAAGCGCATTAGAAAGTATATGA
- a CDS encoding antibiotic biosynthesis monooxygenase, whose product MFMAENKLQLYKGTADETIERFYMRQGIETIEGFKKMYVTKTNDLEEYDEVKILTIWESEQSFKNWLKSDVFKEAHKNVRHNREDSESPILKNTVTTYTIGYHFDNEVEAKAKNPA is encoded by the coding sequence ATGTTTATGGCAGAAAATAAATTACAACTCTATAAAGGAACAGCAGACGAAACAATAGAAAGATTCTATATGAGACAAGGAATTGAAACAATCGAAGGATTCAAGAAAATGTATGTAACAAAAACAAATGACCTCGAAGAATACGACGAAGTAAAAATACTTACAATCTGGGAATCAGAACAAAGCTTCAAAAACTGGTTAAAATCAGACGTATTCAAAGAAGCACACAAAAACGTACGACATAACAGAGAAGATAGCGAAAGCCCAATATTAAAAAACACAGTCACAACATATACAATCGGTTATCACTTTGATAATGAGGTAGAAGCTAAGGCAAAAAATCCAGCATGA
- the hxlB gene encoding 6-phospho-3-hexuloisomerase codes for MSPYQLILDEIKQTLNQVDLMDTEQFVNSLLSEDPVFVAAKGRSAFVANGFAMRLNQLGKKSYVVGETSTPSIQEGDKLLIVSGSGSTAHLKLLAQTAKDIGANVILISTKEQSPIAEIADDVIVLPAGTKYDEKGSEQPLGSLFEQSTQLYLDSIVMDLMEQLNVSETYMQNKHANLE; via the coding sequence ATGAGCCCTTATCAATTAATATTGGATGAAATTAAGCAAACATTAAATCAAGTAGACTTGATGGATACTGAGCAATTCGTAAATAGCTTGTTGTCAGAAGATCCAGTGTTTGTAGCAGCTAAAGGACGCTCTGCATTTGTCGCGAACGGTTTTGCTATGAGATTGAACCAATTAGGTAAGAAAAGCTATGTAGTAGGTGAGACGAGTACACCTTCTATTCAAGAAGGAGATAAATTATTGATTGTCTCCGGATCAGGCTCAACAGCTCACTTGAAATTACTCGCACAAACAGCAAAAGATATCGGAGCGAATGTCATATTAATTTCTACAAAAGAACAATCACCAATCGCTGAAATAGCAGATGACGTGATCGTTTTACCAGCAGGTACTAAATATGATGAAAAAGGATCAGAACAACCACTAGGAAGTCTGTTCGAACAAAGCACTCAATTATATTTAGATAGTATCGTAATGGATTTAATGGAACAATTAAACGTAAGTGAAACATATATGCAAAATAAACACGCGAATTTAGAATAA
- the isdE gene encoding heme ABC transporter substrate-binding protein IsdE, giving the protein MKIKSLLSLILICSCLLAACNINFSKSSEPASKQKKEEFRIVPTTVALTETLDALDLDIVGKPTTYKDLPKRYKDVPEIGQPKKPNVEVVKSLNPTHVLTVTTIKSEMDPVFEQLKMKGTYYDYDSLNGLKKSITEMGNTFNRKEQAKKLNKKFDNAEAEIKAKIQGKKRPKVLILMGVPGSYLVATEHSYIGDLVKIAGGENVIQNESRAYLASNTEELYKVNPDIILRLQHGFPDQVREMFKKEFSTNDIWKHFDAVKNNRVYDLEEIPFGITASIKADDALVQLYDILYNK; this is encoded by the coding sequence ATGAAGATCAAATCGCTATTAAGTTTAATCCTTATATGTAGCTGTCTACTTGCGGCATGTAATATCAACTTTAGTAAATCATCAGAACCTGCAAGTAAACAGAAAAAAGAAGAATTCAGAATCGTACCAACTACTGTAGCTTTAACGGAAACTTTAGATGCATTAGATTTAGATATCGTAGGTAAACCGACAACTTATAAAGATTTACCGAAGCGATACAAAGATGTACCTGAAATTGGTCAGCCTAAGAAACCGAATGTTGAAGTTGTGAAATCACTTAATCCAACACATGTATTAACGGTTACAACAATTAAATCTGAGATGGATCCTGTGTTTGAACAACTTAAAATGAAAGGTACTTATTATGATTACGACAGTTTAAATGGTTTGAAGAAATCTATCACCGAAATGGGTAATACGTTCAATCGTAAAGAACAGGCTAAAAAGCTTAATAAAAAGTTTGATAATGCCGAAGCAGAAATTAAAGCTAAGATTCAAGGTAAAAAACGCCCTAAAGTACTAATTCTTATGGGTGTGCCTGGTAGTTATCTTGTAGCAACAGAACACTCTTATATAGGTGATTTAGTGAAAATTGCCGGAGGAGAGAATGTTATACAAAATGAATCAAGAGCTTATTTAGCTTCTAATACGGAAGAGCTTTATAAAGTTAATCCGGATATTATTTTAAGATTGCAACATGGTTTTCCAGACCAAGTTAGAGAAATGTTTAAGAAAGAGTTTAGTACAAATGATATATGGAAACACTTTGACGCAGTTAAAAATAATAGAGTTTATGATTTAGAAGAAATTCCATTTGGCATAACAGCAAGTATTAAAGCTGACGATGCGTTAGTACAGCTTTATGACATTTTATATAATAAGTAA
- the srtB gene encoding class B sortase — MIMKIIMKIIQIALVAVIIWSGYVMFHNKQEDKEAEERYIHLQQNYTQMTNTNTVRPQFKQLSNINKDIIGWIHLEGTSLNYPILQSKDNKDYLKKDFELQESRKGSIFMDYRNTPKHDKMNTVIYGHHVGDNTMFDVVEKYLDQSFYNQHKTIQYDTQYGKYQLEVISAYETTTKDNYIQTDFKDKATYEQFLEQTLKKSQISTTTEVNKDDKIVTLSTCEDPYSLTSGRIVVVAKLVKV, encoded by the coding sequence ATCATCATGAAAATCATCATGAAAATCATTCAAATAGCATTAGTCGCTGTCATTATATGGTCTGGATATGTCATGTTTCACAATAAACAAGAAGATAAAGAAGCGGAAGAACGCTACATTCATTTACAACAAAATTATACACAAATGACAAACACCAATACCGTGCGACCACAATTCAAACAACTCAGCAACATCAACAAAGATATCATAGGGTGGATACATCTAGAAGGCACATCATTGAACTATCCAATACTACAATCGAAAGACAACAAAGACTACTTAAAGAAAGACTTTGAACTACAAGAAAGCAGAAAAGGTAGTATCTTTATGGATTATCGTAATACACCAAAGCACGATAAAATGAATACCGTCATATATGGACATCACGTAGGAGATAACACCATGTTTGACGTCGTAGAAAAATATTTAGATCAATCATTTTATAATCAACATAAAACAATCCAGTACGACACACAATACGGTAAATATCAATTAGAAGTCATTAGCGCCTATGAAACAACAACAAAAGATAATTACATACAAACAGACTTTAAAGACAAAGCAACATATGAACAATTTCTAGAACAAACATTAAAAAAATCACAAATCTCAACAACAACAGAAGTTAATAAAGACGACAAGATCGTCACCCTCTCAACATGTGAAGACCCATATTCACTCACATCAGGACGAATCGTCGTCGTAGCCAAACTCGTAAAAGTATAA
- the hxlA gene encoding 3-hexulose-6-phosphate synthase produces the protein MKLQLAIDLLNKEEAAQLAQQVEEYVDIVEIGTPIVINEGLGAVEKLSQSVKDVQVLADLKIMDAASYEVSQAVKFGADIVTILGVAEDASIKGAVEEAHKHGKELLVDMIAVQDLEKRAKELDALSADYIAVHTGYDLQAEGVSPLESLRTVKSVIKNSKVAVAGGITPETIQSVADENPDLIIVGGGIANADDPKAAAKLCREIIEGK, from the coding sequence ATGAAATTACAATTAGCAATTGATTTATTAAATAAAGAAGAAGCAGCTCAATTAGCGCAACAAGTTGAGGAATATGTAGATATAGTAGAAATCGGTACACCTATCGTTATTAATGAAGGATTAGGTGCAGTAGAAAAATTAAGTCAATCTGTTAAAGATGTTCAAGTATTAGCTGACTTAAAAATTATGGATGCTGCTAGTTATGAAGTAAGCCAAGCTGTTAAATTTGGGGCGGATATCGTAACAATTTTAGGTGTAGCAGAAGATGCTTCTATTAAAGGTGCAGTTGAAGAAGCACATAAACATGGTAAAGAATTATTAGTGGATATGATCGCAGTTCAAGATTTAGAAAAACGTGCGAAAGAATTAGACGCATTAAGTGCAGATTATATCGCTGTGCATACTGGTTATGATTTACAAGCTGAAGGTGTATCACCATTAGAAAGCTTACGTACAGTTAAATCAGTTATCAAAAATTCAAAAGTAGCAGTAGCAGGTGGTATTACACCAGAAACAATTCAATCTGTTGCTGATGAAAATCCAGATTTAATTATTGTCGGTGGAGGAATTGCTAACGCAGACGATCCAAAAGCAGCTGCAAAATTATGTAGAGAAATTATTGAAGGTAAATAA
- a CDS encoding LytTR family transcriptional regulator DNA-binding domain-containing protein → MTEPFNVQLNIDTSQTTTDISIRTFEQELGHNLLTYIQQFETSNHKIGIKTSQETSLILKEDIIFAEVFDKQLNIITISETLTTRMSLTALQQTLP, encoded by the coding sequence ATGACAGAGCCATTCAACGTTCAACTAAACATCGACACTTCACAAACGACGACGGATATTTCAATCAGAACCTTTGAACAGGAACTTGGTCATAACCTATTAACGTATATTCAACAATTTGAAACATCCAATCATAAAATAGGTATTAAGACATCACAAGAAACGTCACTTATTTTAAAAGAAGATATCATTTTTGCAGAAGTTTTTGATAAACAACTGAACATCATCACAATCAGTGAAACACTCACAACTCGAATGTCACTCACTGCCTTACAGCAAACTTTGCCTTAG
- a CDS encoding winged helix-turn-helix transcriptional regulator, translated as MVLINYKETEYYNSKDLALSVIGGRWKIPIIWHLLQASPLRLNELEKKLPDINQRMLIRQLRELEDDHIVNRTVYPVVPPKVEYSLTQIGKDLEPVVNGICDWGDEFLDFLNTKDKA; from the coding sequence ATGGTATTAATTAACTATAAAGAAACGGAATATTATAATTCTAAAGACTTAGCATTATCTGTTATTGGCGGTCGTTGGAAAATACCAATTATCTGGCATTTATTACAAGCGTCACCTCTTAGACTCAACGAATTAGAAAAGAAACTACCAGATATTAATCAGCGTATGCTTATTAGACAGTTGAGAGAACTTGAAGACGATCATATCGTAAACCGTACTGTATATCCGGTCGTACCGCCTAAAGTTGAATATAGTTTGACACAAATAGGTAAAGATTTAGAACCTGTTGTTAATGGCATTTGTGACTGGGGAGACGAATTTTTAGACTTTTTAAATACTAAAGATAAAGCCTAA
- a CDS encoding FecCD family ABC transporter permease, whose protein sequence is MKKYSRLTFWIMLCMLVITIYISLVSGKLPLSIEQIITKLTTGTEPQVDAVIDLRMPRIFIALFVGAALSVSGALLQAVLQNPLAEANIIGVTSGALVARGVILIFLPTLYFYLPIFVFIGGVIPFLILFLLVSRYHITPIRLILVGVAIYAMLNGVIEVLSMSPVMQLPTGLTMKVWQDVYIIAVMSTIGIIFALVLVNKVNLLSFEDKQAHNIGFNITKYRLIVGLVAVFLASSATAIVGQLAFVGLIVPHIIRRIVGTNYKKVIPYSIIFGAWLVLLADTVGRTIAPPLEIPASTITTVVGGPFLIYLICKGAYVHANRER, encoded by the coding sequence ATGAAAAAATATTCGCGACTCACGTTCTGGATCATGTTATGTATGCTTGTCATAACAATTTATATATCGCTTGTAAGTGGGAAGTTACCTTTAAGTATAGAACAAATCATCACGAAACTTACAACAGGTACTGAACCTCAAGTAGATGCAGTTATTGATTTACGCATGCCAAGAATATTCATCGCGTTATTTGTTGGAGCTGCTCTGAGTGTATCAGGAGCTTTGCTACAAGCGGTATTACAAAATCCTCTAGCTGAAGCGAATATTATTGGTGTGACATCTGGTGCACTTGTTGCACGAGGTGTCATACTTATATTTTTACCTACCTTGTATTTTTATTTACCGATATTCGTCTTTATTGGTGGGGTTATACCGTTTCTTATATTATTCCTATTAGTATCTCGTTATCACATAACACCGATTAGACTCATATTAGTAGGTGTTGCGATATACGCCATGTTAAATGGTGTAATAGAGGTTTTATCTATGAGTCCTGTTATGCAGTTACCAACAGGTTTAACGATGAAAGTATGGCAAGATGTCTATATAATCGCCGTCATGTCAACAATAGGGATTATATTCGCACTCGTGTTAGTAAACAAAGTGAACTTGTTATCATTTGAAGATAAACAAGCGCATAATATTGGTTTTAATATTACGAAATACCGCCTCATCGTCGGTTTAGTTGCTGTATTTTTAGCAAGTAGCGCAACAGCTATCGTAGGTCAATTAGCTTTTGTAGGCTTAATCGTGCCACATATTATAAGACGTATCGTTGGAACGAATTATAAAAAGGTCATACCATATTCCATTATATTTGGTGCCTGGCTTGTATTATTAGCAGACACGGTAGGTCGAACAATAGCGCCACCTTTAGAAATACCAGCGAGTACGATTACAACTGTAGTAGGTGGGCCATTCTTGATTTACCTTATTTGTAAAGGAGCGTATGTCCATGCGAACAGAGAACGTTAG
- a CDS encoding DUF4256 domain-containing protein, with protein sequence MTTQKLSQEEQAELLTTLQKRFEKFPERHKNIEWSDVEKRLNEHPEKLWSLNQMEQTEGEPDVIGLEDDTYIFVDCSKESPKGRRSVCYDRAALESRKKHKPETSVMDMVHEMKVTLLNEEQYRHFQTLGEFDKKTSSWIETPAKIRDLGGALFCDLRYDTVFTYHNGADSYYGARGFRSMLKI encoded by the coding sequence ATGACAACTCAAAAACTTTCACAAGAAGAACAAGCTGAACTACTTACAACTTTACAAAAGCGTTTCGAAAAATTTCCAGAACGTCATAAAAATATAGAATGGTCAGATGTAGAAAAGCGATTAAATGAACATCCAGAAAAATTATGGTCGCTTAATCAAATGGAACAAACTGAAGGAGAGCCTGATGTAATAGGATTAGAAGACGATACTTATATATTCGTAGACTGTTCGAAAGAAAGTCCTAAAGGTCGTAGAAGTGTTTGCTACGATAGAGCAGCATTAGAATCTAGAAAGAAACATAAACCAGAAACAAGCGTAATGGACATGGTTCATGAAATGAAGGTTACATTACTTAATGAAGAACAATATAGACATTTTCAAACACTCGGTGAATTTGATAAGAAAACATCTAGTTGGATTGAAACACCTGCAAAAATTAGAGACCTTGGTGGTGCATTATTCTGTGATTTACGTTATGACACAGTATTCACGTACCATAATGGCGCTGATTCTTATTATGGCGCAAGAGGTTTCCGAAGCATGTTAAAAATATAA